A window of the Acidithiobacillus thiooxidans ATCC 19377 genome harbors these coding sequences:
- a CDS encoding DUF502 domain-containing protein, with the protein MTLPVPVQPPSRFQHLHLRRWFAQGLLISLPIGLTIYVVLWIGGWLNNLFEAPIKAIFGIDIPGLGLVLTLLTILGVGFLASHVLTAWIFDWMNKALARIPVLHSLYSTIQETVGLLFGGADRGFRSAVLVRQGGDMGYIIGLVTRDTLHELPHLPEDCVAVFIPMSYGVGGFTCLIPREKIIPLPDMTPQQALRFAMAGGVGGGKIIREKSEPGIPHEASESDADSSS; encoded by the coding sequence ATGACACTGCCAGTACCCGTTCAACCGCCTTCACGTTTTCAGCATCTGCATTTGCGCCGCTGGTTCGCCCAGGGCCTGCTCATCTCTCTTCCCATCGGCCTGACCATTTATGTGGTGTTATGGATTGGCGGCTGGCTCAACAACTTGTTTGAAGCGCCGATCAAGGCCATTTTCGGAATAGACATCCCCGGTCTGGGACTGGTCCTGACCTTGCTGACCATTCTGGGCGTTGGTTTTCTGGCTTCCCATGTCCTGACCGCATGGATTTTTGACTGGATGAACAAGGCACTGGCGCGAATCCCGGTTCTGCATAGCCTTTACAGCACCATTCAGGAAACGGTGGGATTACTGTTTGGTGGTGCAGACCGGGGCTTTCGCAGCGCCGTTCTGGTTCGGCAGGGGGGAGATATGGGCTACATCATCGGGCTGGTCACCCGTGACACCCTGCACGAACTACCGCACCTCCCCGAAGACTGTGTGGCCGTTTTTATTCCCATGAGTTATGGCGTCGGCGGCTTCACCTGCCTGATTCCCAGAGAAAAAATCATCCCGCTTCCGGACATGACACCCCAGCAGGCTTTACGTTTTGCCATGGCCGGTGGCGTCGGTGGTGGAAAAATAATTCGGGAAAAATCGGAACCCGGTATCCCGCACGAAGCTTCTGAATCCGACGCCGATTCTTCTTCATGA
- a CDS encoding sigma-54-dependent transcriptional regulator, whose product MARPYPEMRKTMPTILIIDDDPDFLRLLGLWLESEDYRVLSSNNPQQGLELLDQESVDLLITDLRMPIMDGMAVLEAAQARDPDLPVILLTAHGTIPNAVEAMRAQAFGYLSKPFSNDELQTLCTAALAQRLAGRELSKLRADLRAQAGQSILHRSPVMASLVNEITRIATSQASVFLSGESGSGKERVARAIHEASARNDQPFVAVNCGAIPSELAESELFGHVKGAFTGATQDHIGLIRSADHGTLFLDEIGDLPLALQVKLLRVLQEGTLRPVGAKTEISVDLRVISATHQDIHALTTSGAFREDLYYRLHVIPLRVPSLSERPEDILLLAQYFLDRESQRLERNIPGFSPEAMDKLMQRPWPGNVRELENAITFAAAVTEKGWVSGEAIPDAGRQGGSSAFPPLQDAKTAFERVYLENLLRATDGNISRAARIAGRHRTDLYKLMRKHGLAPQLFKNQEDRDETP is encoded by the coding sequence ATGGCGCGCCCTTACCCTGAGATGCGTAAAACCATGCCCACTATTCTCATTATTGATGATGATCCGGATTTTTTAAGGCTGCTGGGTTTGTGGCTGGAAAGTGAAGATTATCGGGTACTGAGTAGCAACAATCCGCAGCAAGGGCTGGAACTACTGGACCAGGAAAGTGTGGATTTGTTGATCACCGATTTACGCATGCCCATCATGGACGGGATGGCGGTTCTTGAAGCCGCTCAGGCTCGTGATCCCGATTTGCCGGTTATTTTGCTAACCGCCCATGGCACCATTCCTAACGCGGTAGAAGCCATGCGTGCCCAGGCTTTTGGTTATCTCAGCAAACCGTTCAGTAATGACGAGTTACAGACATTATGCACGGCGGCCCTGGCACAACGCCTTGCTGGCCGTGAACTCAGCAAGTTAAGGGCTGACCTACGCGCTCAGGCCGGGCAAAGCATCCTCCACCGCAGTCCGGTCATGGCCAGTCTGGTCAATGAAATTACCCGCATAGCCACTTCCCAGGCCAGTGTTTTTCTTTCTGGAGAAAGTGGGTCGGGCAAGGAACGTGTCGCCAGAGCTATCCACGAAGCCAGCGCCCGGAATGACCAGCCTTTTGTGGCCGTCAACTGTGGCGCCATTCCCTCCGAACTGGCCGAAAGTGAACTGTTTGGCCACGTTAAGGGGGCTTTTACCGGAGCCACTCAGGACCATATCGGGCTCATTCGCAGCGCCGACCACGGTACTTTGTTCCTGGACGAAATCGGAGACCTCCCCTTGGCTTTGCAGGTCAAACTGCTGCGGGTATTGCAGGAAGGGACCTTACGTCCAGTTGGAGCAAAAACAGAAATATCTGTGGATTTACGCGTTATCAGCGCCACCCATCAGGATATTCATGCGCTGACTACCAGCGGCGCCTTTCGGGAAGATCTATATTATCGCCTGCACGTCATTCCCCTACGGGTTCCCAGCCTCAGCGAGCGTCCCGAAGACATCCTGCTCCTTGCCCAATATTTTCTGGATCGGGAAAGCCAGCGCCTGGAACGCAATATTCCAGGGTTCAGCCCCGAAGCCATGGACAAGCTGATGCAGCGACCCTGGCCCGGAAATGTTCGAGAGCTGGAAAACGCCATCACCTTTGCCGCCGCCGTCACCGAAAAAGGTTGGGTCTCGGGAGAGGCCATTCCCGATGCCGGCCGTCAGGGTGGATCCAGCGCCTTCCCGCCTTTGCAGGATGCCAAAACGGCCTTTGAAAGGGTGTATCTTGAAAATCTGCTGCGTGCCACCGACGGCAATATTTCCCGGGCTGCTCGCATTGCTGGCCGCCATCGTACGGATCTTTACAAGCTCATGCGCAAACATGGCCTGGCCCCGCAACTATTCAAAAATCAGGAGGATCGCGATGAGACTCCGTAA
- a CDS encoding sensor histidine kinase, whose translation MAADFMEEQNTGQKIMDSPAKDHHGAISIPRRVLFFAIIILFLVAGVVFAAIQAIHTLGDSSNTLIEIGLPLQKQLLEIHGQQRQAEFYQDLAQVLPHSGYEATFAHLIHHEQTSLQTLQTGATAYPQLASALQQLQVSLNNYLQSANTPGSGQAAVLDGKAGRTAVEARFHDVHQAMQSLLLSQGEAAAAARSQAVQLLYALVVITALLSLLIPWRVATALTRPLKDFRLALEDIGAGKVAHVASDGPQELRDLARSIDSMQARLREEERLRHQFLSQVSHELKTPLASARSGSELLLSERIGPLLPRQREVLEIVVRQVKELYAAIQEMLDMHALQAQSLDFSPQTVKVSEILEDLQKRMQPLTEKKQQTLICESHAPLEVYADPQRLRQILSNLVSNANKYSSAGGQIRVQAIAEQQGVLFRIEDEGPGIPEALLERVFERFYQVPVSNSLPRGTGLGLAITRELVAAQDGWIRIQNRPQGGLSAEIWLPSFPQKAAH comes from the coding sequence ATGGCTGCGGACTTTATGGAAGAACAGAACACCGGACAAAAGATCATGGACTCTCCGGCTAAAGATCATCATGGCGCTATTTCGATTCCCCGACGCGTCCTGTTTTTTGCCATTATCATCCTGTTTCTGGTCGCGGGGGTCGTGTTTGCGGCCATTCAGGCGATTCATACCCTGGGCGACAGCAGCAATACGCTGATTGAAATTGGCTTGCCGCTGCAAAAGCAATTACTGGAAATTCATGGACAACAACGTCAGGCCGAATTTTATCAGGATCTGGCGCAGGTCCTGCCCCACTCTGGTTATGAAGCCACTTTTGCCCACCTGATTCATCACGAACAAACGTCTTTACAGACACTGCAGACTGGCGCGACAGCCTACCCCCAACTTGCCAGCGCACTCCAGCAACTACAAGTGAGTCTGAACAATTATTTGCAGTCTGCAAATACACCAGGGTCAGGGCAAGCGGCTGTGCTCGACGGCAAAGCCGGCCGGACGGCTGTGGAAGCACGTTTTCATGACGTTCATCAGGCCATGCAGTCCTTGCTGCTTAGCCAGGGAGAGGCGGCAGCGGCAGCGCGTTCTCAGGCCGTGCAACTGCTTTATGCACTGGTAGTCATCACGGCGTTGCTCAGCCTGTTGATACCCTGGCGGGTTGCCACGGCCTTGACCCGGCCATTAAAGGACTTCCGTCTGGCCCTGGAGGACATCGGGGCGGGTAAAGTCGCCCATGTTGCCAGTGATGGACCCCAGGAATTGCGCGATCTGGCCCGCAGTATCGACAGCATGCAGGCCCGCCTGCGGGAAGAAGAGCGCCTGCGCCACCAATTTCTCAGCCAGGTCTCTCACGAACTGAAAACCCCTCTGGCCTCAGCCCGTTCCGGCAGTGAATTACTGCTCAGCGAGCGCATCGGCCCGCTTCTGCCACGGCAACGCGAAGTCCTCGAAATTGTCGTCCGTCAGGTCAAGGAATTATATGCGGCCATTCAGGAAATGCTCGACATGCATGCCTTACAGGCGCAATCCCTCGATTTTTCACCCCAAACTGTCAAAGTATCCGAGATTCTCGAGGATCTACAAAAACGCATGCAGCCATTGACTGAAAAAAAGCAGCAAACCCTGATTTGTGAGAGCCATGCACCGCTGGAAGTGTACGCCGACCCACAACGCTTGCGGCAAATTCTCAGCAATCTGGTCAGCAACGCCAACAAATACAGCTCAGCCGGCGGACAAATCCGCGTGCAGGCCATTGCCGAACAACAGGGCGTTCTGTTTCGGATAGAAGATGAAGGCCCGGGTATTCCTGAAGCCTTGCTGGAACGGGTATTTGAACGTTTTTATCAGGTTCCGGTCAGTAACAGCTTACCCCGGGGTACCGGATTGGGATTGGCCATCACCCGCGAACTGGTAGCCGCTCAAGACGGCTGGATACGCATTCAAAACCGTCCACAAGGAGGGCTCAGCGCAGAAATCTGGCTACCCTCTTTTCCTCAGAAGGCAGCTCATTGA
- the recN gene encoding DNA repair protein RecN, whose protein sequence is MLLSLQVRNFALIDSVSIDFDAGLTVLTGETGAGKSILVDAIALLLGDKGHADSIRHGAEQAEISAEYALASKHAARQWLRDQDMNADEPVCVLRRVLQRNGRSRAFINGCNVTLTQLREFGEFLIELLGQHEHQKLLHADRQLALLDRFAGLETRLDQVAEAHRLWREQTLRCQQLRTEQTRQNEQADWQRFQLQELEAAQLQEEEWESLRSEEQRLGAVEKLREHLQAALEALEGEAHPANRALAEAQRHLGVASQHDARLQENEALLNAALIQVEESISNVHSYLADLEADPERLEEIARRLQQLQDLQRKYHCDLPGLIAKRDTLRQELQGTENLESTLLAAEQALLKAKTTYIEHSHALTTARRARQQALADAVAEQIRQLGMPHAQVELRLSSHPEEEKFWRDSGWDQTEIWITANPGHPAQALAKVASGGELSRISLALQVILAAPERIDTLIFDEVDVGIGGAVAERVGRLLRRLGAQQQVLCVTHLAQVAAQGHHHLHIEKQVQDGQTLSAITPLQAEQRQQEIARMLGGIDLNSAVFEAAATLLANVDA, encoded by the coding sequence ATGCTGCTCAGCCTGCAGGTTCGCAATTTTGCCCTGATTGACAGCGTCAGTATTGATTTTGATGCGGGTTTGACCGTACTCACCGGAGAAACCGGGGCGGGTAAATCCATTCTGGTGGATGCCATCGCCCTGCTCCTCGGAGACAAGGGTCATGCAGACAGTATCCGCCATGGTGCCGAGCAGGCCGAAATCAGTGCTGAATATGCCCTTGCCTCCAAACATGCCGCTCGCCAATGGTTGCGCGATCAGGATATGAATGCAGATGAACCGGTGTGCGTACTGCGCCGGGTCCTCCAACGCAATGGCCGTAGCCGGGCTTTTATTAATGGCTGCAACGTCACCCTTACCCAGCTGCGGGAGTTTGGTGAGTTTCTGATTGAGCTGCTGGGACAACATGAACATCAGAAGTTGCTCCACGCCGATCGCCAACTGGCCCTGCTGGACCGTTTTGCCGGGTTGGAAACCAGGCTGGATCAGGTGGCTGAAGCGCATCGGCTGTGGCGGGAACAGACGCTGCGCTGCCAGCAATTACGTACGGAGCAAACCCGTCAGAATGAGCAGGCCGATTGGCAACGCTTTCAGCTGCAGGAGCTGGAAGCCGCACAGTTGCAGGAAGAAGAATGGGAAAGCCTGCGCAGCGAAGAACAGCGTCTCGGGGCGGTCGAGAAATTGCGTGAACACCTCCAGGCGGCACTGGAAGCCCTGGAAGGGGAAGCGCATCCAGCCAATCGGGCCCTGGCCGAAGCCCAGCGTCATCTCGGCGTGGCTTCCCAGCATGATGCCCGCCTGCAGGAAAATGAGGCCTTGCTCAATGCCGCGCTCATCCAGGTCGAAGAAAGCATTTCCAATGTGCATAGCTATCTGGCTGATCTGGAAGCCGACCCCGAACGTCTGGAAGAAATTGCCCGACGCTTGCAACAGTTGCAGGATCTTCAACGCAAATATCATTGTGACTTACCGGGCTTAATCGCCAAACGCGATACCCTGCGTCAGGAACTGCAGGGAACAGAAAACCTGGAAAGCACGCTGCTCGCCGCTGAGCAGGCTTTACTCAAAGCCAAAACGACATATATTGAGCACAGCCATGCTCTCACGACGGCCCGGCGAGCCCGTCAGCAAGCCCTGGCGGACGCGGTTGCCGAACAAATCCGTCAGCTGGGCATGCCCCATGCTCAGGTGGAATTGCGTTTATCCAGCCATCCGGAAGAAGAAAAATTCTGGCGTGACTCCGGCTGGGATCAGACAGAAATCTGGATTACCGCCAACCCCGGCCATCCGGCACAGGCCCTGGCCAAGGTGGCTTCCGGCGGAGAACTCTCGCGTATCAGCCTGGCCTTGCAGGTCATTCTGGCTGCACCCGAGCGCATTGACACCCTGATTTTTGACGAAGTGGATGTGGGCATTGGTGGCGCCGTTGCCGAACGGGTAGGACGCCTGCTTCGCCGCCTTGGCGCGCAACAGCAGGTACTTTGTGTTACCCATCTTGCCCAGGTGGCGGCACAGGGCCACCACCACCTGCACATTGAAAAACAGGTGCAGGATGGTCAAACCCTCAGCGCCATAACCCCCCTGCAAGCGGAACAACGTCAGCAGGAAATTGCCCGCATGCTCGGCGGCATTGATCTCAACTCAGCCGTATTCGAAGCAGCGGCCACGCTTCTGGCCAATGTGGACGCATAA
- a CDS encoding NAD(+)/NADH kinase yields the protein MTKPFQRVLLVSKYRDPSVLPGLRLLRDFIQSQGREVFIETQCSGEINDTLGLKLMAFSEARAETDLVIAIGGDGTLLGTARNTASSGIAILGINQGRLGFLADLSIDQIEGALPPILQGHYQQDQRRVLHAELWRDNQQIHSGLAINEVFIHKGGGESMIELSVHMDGRFVYTQRADGVIIATPTGSTAYALSAGGPILSPSLAALLLVPICPHTLTARPLVVADTVAIRARLTASRQPAALSLDSHSSVPLAVGDEIHIRRAPCSARFIHPEEKNFFQILREKLHWAESPGED from the coding sequence ATGACCAAGCCCTTCCAGCGCGTCCTGCTCGTCAGCAAATACCGTGATCCTTCGGTACTTCCGGGATTACGCCTGTTGCGTGATTTCATTCAATCCCAGGGGCGGGAAGTTTTTATCGAAACCCAATGTTCTGGCGAGATCAATGATACCCTCGGCCTGAAGCTGATGGCTTTCAGCGAAGCCCGCGCGGAAACGGATCTGGTTATTGCCATTGGCGGCGACGGCACCCTGTTAGGCACGGCCCGAAATACGGCCAGCAGTGGCATAGCCATTCTCGGCATCAATCAGGGGCGGCTAGGCTTCCTGGCTGATCTTTCCATTGACCAGATAGAAGGCGCCCTGCCGCCCATTTTGCAGGGTCATTATCAGCAGGATCAACGCCGGGTCCTGCATGCTGAATTGTGGCGCGACAATCAACAAATACACAGCGGCCTGGCCATCAACGAAGTATTTATTCATAAAGGCGGCGGTGAGAGCATGATTGAACTGAGCGTCCATATGGATGGCCGCTTTGTTTATACCCAGCGCGCTGATGGCGTCATCATTGCCACTCCAACGGGCTCGACCGCCTACGCCTTGTCAGCGGGCGGTCCCATTTTGTCCCCCAGCCTCGCTGCCCTGCTGCTGGTACCAATCTGCCCGCACACCCTCACCGCCCGGCCCCTGGTCGTCGCCGATACCGTGGCCATCCGTGCCCGCCTGACCGCCAGTCGTCAGCCTGCGGCCCTCAGCCTGGATAGTCACAGCAGCGTTCCTCTGGCCGTCGGCGATGAAATTCACATCCGCCGTGCCCCCTGCTCGGCACGTTTTATTCATCCAGAAGAGAAAAACTTCTTTCAGATACTGCGGGAAAAACTGCATTGGGCCGAATCACCGGGAGAAGATTAA
- a CDS encoding type III pantothenate kinase: MVECRRRQPAAIGIMIFIAVGNTRTLLAQSNDGLHFQSISAATALHPAHILQQWEQLRPHAEEETFALGGVVPEALQTWRELLPEARLHEPDLAVFNQRVANAYIPGEALGFDRRCCLLAAAQDYPAQSSIIIDMGTAITIDLFADGRFQGGRILPGITMSFHALFLGTALLPDMDLPVPAAALGNSTGAAIQSGVFHLFADALQGAITHFQQMYPDAQVLLTGGDAALWQAQIPNSQHVPDLLLRGFYGWLQA; the protein is encoded by the coding sequence ATGGTTGAGTGCCGGCGACGTCAGCCTGCGGCCATTGGCATCATGATATTCATCGCCGTGGGCAATACCCGAACCCTGCTGGCGCAGAGCAATGATGGCCTGCATTTTCAGAGCATCAGCGCCGCAACCGCCCTGCATCCTGCGCATATTTTACAGCAATGGGAACAGCTACGCCCTCATGCAGAGGAAGAGACTTTTGCGCTGGGAGGGGTCGTGCCGGAGGCGTTGCAAACCTGGCGGGAATTATTACCCGAAGCACGTCTTCACGAACCTGATCTGGCGGTGTTCAACCAGCGCGTCGCCAACGCCTATATCCCCGGCGAAGCGCTGGGGTTTGATCGACGCTGCTGCCTGCTCGCTGCAGCTCAGGATTACCCCGCCCAAAGCAGCATCATCATTGACATGGGTACGGCCATTACCATTGACCTGTTTGCCGATGGCCGCTTCCAGGGCGGCAGAATCCTTCCGGGAATCACCATGAGCTTTCATGCCCTGTTTCTCGGCACGGCACTTCTCCCCGATATGGATTTGCCCGTACCCGCCGCAGCTCTTGGTAACAGTACGGGTGCAGCCATCCAGTCCGGCGTGTTCCATTTATTTGCCGACGCCTTGCAGGGTGCCATCACCCATTTTCAGCAGATGTATCCCGACGCCCAGGTGCTACTGACCGGTGGTGATGCGGCGCTCTGGCAGGCGCAAATCCCCAACAGCCAGCATGTTCCCGATCTTCTGCTACGCGGTTTTTATGGATGGCTGCAGGCGTAA
- a CDS encoding biotin--[acetyl-CoA-carboxylase] ligase yields MYWETAISAPEAPTAALQKLLEVLADVECVNDAGVVPTALLQEAEHWGIPLRQTAEGLQLEYPHAPLSRPEIAAVANIPEAQIRILPACASTNSAMLDSDANPGICLAESQWAGRGRRARHWSSPFGRHLAMSYGWTQAASINPALTLVAGLGVFQVLQKSISGLWIKWPNDIWIGGQKLGGLLLEARRLPSGQNRLVLGLGLNVHDDPSLPDTATSLAQQQLNLSRSHLAGQIIRRWQEDFVRFDRDGLEPFLPFWNEAAAPMMRQIVQISDARGHYPAEVLGIGGDGRLQVQEPDKAPVWLSAGDVSLRPLAS; encoded by the coding sequence TTGTATTGGGAGACGGCCATATCCGCTCCTGAAGCCCCCACAGCGGCACTGCAAAAACTGCTGGAAGTTCTGGCTGATGTCGAGTGCGTTAACGATGCAGGGGTGGTGCCCACGGCCCTGCTTCAGGAAGCAGAGCATTGGGGGATTCCCCTGCGCCAGACTGCCGAGGGACTGCAGCTGGAGTATCCTCACGCGCCCCTTTCCCGCCCGGAAATTGCCGCTGTTGCCAACATTCCGGAAGCACAAATCCGGATACTGCCAGCCTGTGCTTCGACCAACAGCGCAATGCTGGACAGCGATGCCAATCCCGGTATTTGTCTGGCAGAAAGTCAGTGGGCCGGGCGGGGGCGGCGGGCGCGTCACTGGTCTTCACCCTTTGGTCGGCATCTGGCCATGAGTTATGGCTGGACGCAAGCGGCCAGCATTAACCCTGCCCTGACCCTGGTGGCTGGTCTGGGGGTTTTTCAGGTGCTGCAAAAAAGTATCAGCGGATTGTGGATCAAATGGCCCAATGACATTTGGATTGGCGGGCAAAAACTGGGGGGACTGCTGCTGGAAGCGCGCCGCCTGCCCTCCGGGCAAAACCGCCTGGTACTTGGCCTGGGGCTGAATGTGCACGACGATCCTAGCCTGCCGGACACTGCCACGAGTTTGGCGCAACAGCAGCTCAACCTGTCCCGCAGCCATCTTGCCGGACAAATCATTCGCCGCTGGCAGGAGGATTTCGTCCGCTTTGATCGCGACGGCCTGGAACCCTTTCTGCCGTTCTGGAATGAAGCGGCAGCGCCCATGATGCGCCAGATTGTGCAGATCAGCGATGCGCGGGGACATTATCCGGCAGAAGTACTGGGCATCGGGGGGGATGGTCGCCTGCAGGTACAGGAGCCGGACAAAGCCCCGGTATGGTTGAGTGCCGGCGACGTCAGCCTGCGGCCATTGGCATCATGA